AGAAACTGCTTTGAATGATAAAAGCTCAAGATCACATCAGATAATACGTCTGGTGAGCTTAATTAATAGTTTTAGTGCCATAATCAAGTTGAAAATGATCATTTCTTCACACCGTTGCCTATCAGTCAATTCTATCATTGGCTATATACATTGCTGcatcttttttatttcttactcttcttgcattttagaaTTTCCAGGTCTCATTGTGTTCaactatttcttttaaaaattaccCTGTTATTTATTTCAAGTATTATAATTAGCTTTACCTCTCACATTTTTTTCCTTTGGTTTCATGGGTTACAGACATGGGCCCCTCCATTCCTTTTCCTCTGTAATTTTTTGTTACTTTTCTAGGCAAATGTTCAAAACACTAACAATTTATGCTGCATGGATTACTTTGTGAATTGTAGACCATTGAGAGCACTCTCCGCGAAAATTCAGGACGCTTGAAGTCCTTTTTAGCAAGCTTGGTATGTTAAATACTTCCTCTGTAACCAAGATTTCGAAAGTATGATTTATTCACCGAGGAACTTGAACTGAACAGAATCTTGTGGACCTTGCTGGAAGTGAACGTGTCTCTCAAACAAATGCAGATGGTACAAGATTGAAGGAAGGCAGTCACATTAACCGCAGCTTGTTGACGCTCACAACAGTGATTAGAAAGCTCAGGTAAGTTGGCTCAAGAGTGTGGAATTAGACATTATAGATACATCAAGGCTTCAAATACTTTATACCATGATTCTGGTTACATTTCCAAAGcttatcttaaatattttctctattgctccttttttttttgtcagagTCTAATTTTTTACGTAGTTTGAAAGAAACTTACTGTAAACTTACTAAACCTTTTGTGAAATAGCTTCGTTTCTTATTAGAGATACTAGGAGCAATTTTCTGTTACTGTGCACTTTGAGTTGGTGAAAACTTAGGTGAATTGTGTTTTTGGTCTTGCCCTATTTGTATTGTGTTTGCAGTGGTGGAAAGAGGAGTGGTCACATACCATACAGGGACTCAAAACTCACACGGATATTGCAGCATTCTCTTGGTGGTAATGCTCGAACTGCAATTATATGCACCATGAGTCCAGCTTTAAGTCATGTGGAGCAAACTAGGAATACCCTTTCATTTGCAACCAATGCAAAGGAGGTTACCAACAATGCTCAAGTAAACATGGTATGCTGTTTTAATTCATTACCATTTGCTTTaggtaaaaaaaaaacctcTTTTTAGATACAGTGGATGGATGGATGGATGGACATTGGCAGCATTGCCATGACTTGAATTTGGCTTTTAGTTGTTTGTGTAACTACAGCCAGCTACTGTTTTCATTTGTTAACTGAGGTCTAGTGATctttaaagtaatattttattagcaaGTTTTTTAAGCATAAGCAAATTTTTTGGAATTCTTTGTATTATCATGCAATAACATATCAGACTTATTTACTATATTATTTATGGAAGTTGTTTTGATGTTAAAATAATTTGCCTGTTTCAGGTTGTTTCAGACAAGAATTTAGTTAAGCATTTGCAGAAAGAAGTGGCCAGACTTGAAGCTGAGCTACGAAGTCCAGAGCCTTCTGCTGCTTGTTTAAAAACATTGCTAATGGAAAAGAATTTGAAAATTGAGCAGgtttgtgcatgtttttgaAAAATTCTCAAGTAAATTATACTTCTCCTTAAGCAGTtagctttttaaaaatttaatcgaTCTTAAGAATTGAGTTACTAGTTGATCAGATGTTTCAGGGAGATTCTCCTAGAAACTTAAATTTCTTGAACAGAGTAGAGTGTCTTTGTTGCCAAGTAATTTTGGCTTCACCACTTTACCTAAGAAACACTTAGGAAACACGCACAAAGCATATGCTAGTTCTTTCTTTGATGGAAACATCAGTTCCTTTTGATGCTTTGCTTGGTATAATAGCTTTATCATCAATTATCATTATCTAACCAGCAATCGGAGAGGTAAAAAAAAGGCCAGGCATGTGTAATCTACTTTTGCATCTTCATATGGTTTTTATCTGTCAATGACTTTCTGAATTGCAGATGGAGAGGGAAATGAAAGAGCTGAAAAGGCAGAGAGACATTGCACAATCCCAGCTTGAACTGGAAAGGAAAACACACAAGGAGCAGAAGGTAACATCGCAAATACTTTTTCCTTTACTCTTTAACAGTTCTAATGCTCATCTCTAAGCCATGACTTTTTCAGGTACAAAGCAACCAGTGTGGGCCTTCTAGCCAAGTAGTCAGGTGTCTTTCTTTTCCTGTTCAGGATGAACCATGCAAAGGGGAACACACTCCAGAAACAAGACAAAGAAATATAGCTGGAAGACAGGCAATGATTAGGCAGTCGATCACTTCTACAGATCCATCCATGCTTGTTCATGAAATACGTAAGCTTGAGCAGCTGCAGAGGAAACTAGGTGAGGAAGCTAATCGAGCGCTTGAAGTACTTCATAAGGAGGTTTCTTCTCACAGATTGGGAAGTCAGGCAACAACAGAAACCATAGCAAAGATGCTGTCTGAAATCAAGGATATGCAAGTTGTTAACTCTGTTCCTGAAGAGATTGTGATTGGAGACAAGGCCAATCTGAAGGAAGAGATCACTCGATTAAACTCTCAAGAAAACACCATTGCATCTCTAGAAAGGAAGCTTGACAATGTTCAGAAATCTATAGATATGCTAGTTTCCTCTTTTCCAAGTAATGAGGAGACTCCAGATTTCAAGTCCcaattgaagaagaagaaaagctttCCTTTTGCATTGAGCAACAGTTCAAACATGCAAAATATCATAAGGTCTCCGTGCTCACCTCTGACCTCTTCTCGAGGAGTGGTGAACAATGAGATTGAGAACAGAGTTCCTGAGAGTAGTAATATATTATCTACTGGCAATACATTGCCTAGGCCATCTGAGGTTACTCCCTTAAAGAGTGATAAAAGTGGTAGCTGTACCTCATCAAGAGAGGGGACTCCAACCTTGCGGTCAAATTCAGTTAATGTGAAGAAAATGCAGAGAATGTTCAAGAATGCTGCTGAAGAGAATATTCAGAGCATCAGAAATTATGTTACAGAGTTAAAAGAAAGGGTGGCAAAGCTACAATACCAAAAGCAGCTTTTGGTTTGCCAGGTGAGTATTTATTTGccttaaaatttacaaaatcttttttttctcttggtTTACACTTCTCATCCCCAAGTAATTGGTGATTTGACCTCAAGCATCGAGGTTGGTCAATGAGCTATGGAATTTGTACTTTCATTGATAAGTTAATGAGTGTATTTCTAAGAGCAGAGTTTTATCATTCTTGTCTTTTTCTCTGACAAATGATTGGGTTGGATATGCTGCAGTCAGATAGATAAAATACTGCCACTTTGAGCATAGTTTGTATAATCTTAGCTCACAAATGAGAACTAAAATAATAGGT
The genomic region above belongs to Manihot esculenta cultivar AM560-2 chromosome 3, M.esculenta_v8, whole genome shotgun sequence and contains:
- the LOC110610588 gene encoding kinesin-like protein NACK2; its protein translation is MVGTPATPASKIQRTPSSTPGGSRVREEKILVTVRIRPLSRREQALYDLIAWDCPDDHTIVFKNPNHEKPSTPYTFDKVFDPTCSSQRVYEEGAKNVALSALMGINATIFAYGQTSSGKTYTMRGITESAVKDIYEHIKNTQEREFIMKISALEIYNETVIDLLNRESGTLRLLDDPEKGTIVEKLVEEIVKDSQHLRHLIGICEAQRQVGETALNDKSSRSHQIIRLTIESTLRENSGRLKSFLASLNLVDLAGSERVSQTNADGTRLKEGSHINRSLLTLTTVIRKLSGGKRSGHIPYRDSKLTRILQHSLGGNARTAIICTMSPALSHVEQTRNTLSFATNAKEVTNNAQVNMVVSDKNLVKHLQKEVARLEAELRSPEPSAACLKTLLMEKNLKIEQMEREMKELKRQRDIAQSQLELERKTHKEQKVQSNQCGPSSQVVRCLSFPVQDEPCKGEHTPETRQRNIAGRQAMIRQSITSTDPSMLVHEIRKLEQLQRKLGEEANRALEVLHKEVSSHRLGSQATTETIAKMLSEIKDMQVVNSVPEEIVIGDKANLKEEITRLNSQENTIASLERKLDNVQKSIDMLVSSFPSNEETPDFKSQLKKKKSFPFALSNSSNMQNIIRSPCSPLTSSRGVVNNEIENRVPESSNILSTGNTLPRPSEVTPLKSDKSGSCTSSREGTPTLRSNSVNVKKMQRMFKNAAEENIQSIRNYVTELKERVAKLQYQKQLLVCQVLELEANEAATVEADATEQSPMAWHLLFEDQRKQIVMLWHLCHVSIIHRTQFFLLFKGDPSDQIYMEVELRRLSWLEQHLSELGNASPALLGDEPAGSVSSSIRALKQEREYLAKRVSSKLTAEEREMLYAKWEIPPVGKQRRLQLVNKLWTDPLNMKHIEESAEIVAKLVGFCETSEHFSKEMFELNFVNPCDKRTWMGWNLISNFLHL